From the genome of Segatella hominis, one region includes:
- a CDS encoding DNA/RNA non-specific endonuclease, translating into MKRIKIYLLMLLAALTVGSCGSDNDGPGGGIVNTNTNANVVTPGMPNEITRLEFPKVKGGTSTIIVHETDQYGVNFCTEFDTSKKSQRWSCYAVYKSNNLKGWNRQNWKSKEGVSWNGKTWKGDPFQIDPEIPANLQPSIKEFSSSSMPSEGITYFQRGHIVASEDRICSMDVNGQTFYMTNMQPQRGEFNTGIWEKMEEKIRSFLTYNMSTQATHANDTMYVCKGGTIDKSEQILGYTKNRFIVPKYFFAAVMIKNKSGHKAIGFWFEHKDYPSTEKLSAHIINIAKLEELTGIDFFCNLPDDEERQIENVNITPSYLQTVWKTTN; encoded by the coding sequence ATGAAACGAATCAAGATTTACCTTTTGATGCTTCTCGCTGCACTCACAGTAGGTAGCTGTGGAAGCGATAATGACGGTCCTGGTGGTGGAATCGTCAATACGAATACCAACGCCAATGTTGTAACCCCAGGAATGCCTAACGAAATCACACGTTTGGAATTTCCAAAGGTGAAAGGTGGAACAAGTACAATCATCGTTCACGAAACTGACCAATACGGTGTCAACTTCTGCACAGAATTTGATACCAGTAAGAAATCACAGCGATGGAGTTGCTATGCAGTCTATAAGAGTAACAACCTGAAAGGCTGGAATAGACAGAACTGGAAGTCTAAAGAAGGAGTATCATGGAATGGTAAGACTTGGAAAGGAGATCCTTTCCAGATAGACCCAGAAATTCCTGCTAACTTGCAACCAAGTATTAAAGAATTTAGCTCTTCCAGCATGCCAAGTGAAGGAATCACCTACTTCCAGAGAGGACATATCGTTGCTTCTGAAGACAGAATCTGCAGCATGGATGTAAATGGACAGACTTTCTATATGACCAATATGCAGCCTCAGAGAGGAGAATTCAATACCGGCATTTGGGAAAAAATGGAAGAAAAAATCAGAAGCTTTCTGACATACAATATGAGCACTCAAGCTACGCATGCCAATGATACTATGTATGTCTGCAAAGGTGGAACCATTGACAAGTCTGAGCAGATTTTGGGCTACACAAAAAATAGATTTATAGTTCCTAAATACTTTTTTGCAGCAGTCATGATCAAAAACAAATCCGGTCATAAAGCCATCGGATTCTGGTTTGAACACAAAGATTATCCTTCCACAGAAAAGTTGAGCGCACATATTATCAATATTGCCAAACTTGAGGAACTTACTGGTATTGACTTCTTCTGCAATCTTCCTGATGATGAGGAAAGACAGATCGAGAACGTGAATATCACACCATCCTATTTGCAAACTGTTTGGAAAACAACAAACTAA
- a CDS encoding hepatitis A virus cellular receptor 1, translating to MKNLKTLLTMAIVALMSLSFTSCDEDADIGDTLYGTWKGYMDIGLTYGDHYYASTTSEITFVPSNSYSDHGKGYWIDRYSNAPWNYVANHIEWAVSNGVINIHFIEENSYATIYNYSLDDDYFYGTVECGNSSADFRLVKTASPNSWNYDWYDSDDWYDSWGYGWAKPHLGTIDDTRASSSDSDSLKYLRRVVNYKNK from the coding sequence ATGAAAAATTTAAAGACTCTCTTGACGATGGCTATCGTGGCTTTGATGAGCCTCAGTTTCACATCTTGCGATGAGGACGCTGACATTGGCGATACTTTATATGGCACTTGGAAAGGCTATATGGATATTGGATTGACGTATGGTGATCATTATTATGCTTCTACCACTTCTGAGATAACGTTTGTTCCAAGCAACTCTTATTCCGACCACGGAAAGGGGTATTGGATAGACCGATACAGCAATGCTCCTTGGAATTACGTTGCTAATCACATAGAGTGGGCGGTGAGTAATGGTGTTATCAATATTCACTTCATAGAGGAAAACTCGTATGCTACGATTTATAACTATTCTTTGGATGATGATTATTTCTATGGAACGGTTGAATGTGGAAATAGCAGCGCGGATTTCAGATTGGTGAAGACGGCTTCTCCTAACAGTTGGAATTATGACTGGTATGATAGTGATGATTGGTATGATTCATGGGGATATGGTTGGGCAAAGCCTCATCTGGGAACTATCGATGATACCCGTGCTTCTTCCTCAGATTCTGATTCGCTGAAATATCTGAGAAGAGTGGTCAATTATAAGAATAAGTAA
- a CDS encoding glutathione peroxidase: MRTVYEFSVKDRKGKDVSLKEYANEVLLIVNTATKCGFTPQYEELEKLYETYHSQGFEVLDFPCNQFGQQAPGTDESIHQFCKLTYGTEFSRFKKIKVNGDDAAPLYKFLKESKGFAGWDESHPLYPVLDKMLSEADPNYKESNDIKWNFTKFLINKKGQVVARFEPTTSFEVIAKAIEEWLSK, encoded by the coding sequence ATGAGAACTGTTTACGAATTCTCTGTCAAGGACAGAAAGGGAAAGGATGTTTCCCTCAAAGAGTATGCTAATGAAGTATTACTCATCGTCAACACTGCCACAAAATGTGGTTTTACTCCACAGTATGAAGAACTGGAGAAATTATATGAGACCTATCACTCTCAGGGTTTTGAAGTCTTAGACTTCCCTTGCAACCAGTTTGGTCAACAAGCTCCAGGAACAGACGAAAGCATCCACCAATTCTGTAAACTTACATACGGTACAGAATTTTCTCGTTTCAAAAAGATAAAGGTAAATGGCGATGACGCTGCTCCTCTTTACAAATTCTTGAAGGAAAGCAAAGGGTTTGCTGGTTGGGATGAATCTCATCCTCTCTATCCTGTGCTCGACAAAATGCTCAGCGAAGCTGATCCTAACTACAAAGAGAGTAATGACATCAAATGGAATTTTACTAAATTCCTGATTAACAAAAAAGGTCAGGTTGTAGCTCGTTTTGAGCCTACCACCAGCTTTGAAGTAATTGCCAAGGCTATTGAAGAATGGCTGAGCAAATAA
- a CDS encoding TrpB-like pyridoxal phosphate-dependent enzyme, protein MRQKKFILQESELPTQWYNIQADMPNKPLPPLNPQTHQPLNADDLSHIFNKECSKQELDQEHAWIDIPEDVLEKYTFYRSTPLVRAYALEEALGTPAHIYFKNESTNPLGSHKINSALPQCYYCKQEGDTNVTTETGAGQWGAALSYAAKLYGLEAAVYQVKITMQQKPYRSSIMRTFGATVEGSPSMSTRAGKNIITRDPHHPGSLGTAISEAVELATTTPGCKYTLGSVLNHVALHQTVIGLEAEKQMAMAGEYPDTVIACFGGGSNFGGIAFPFMRHKIKDGKNTEFIAAEPESCPKLTRGKFEYDFGDEAGYTPLLPMYTLGHDFKPANIHAGGLRYHGAGMIISQLIKDGYMHGVDIPQSESFEAGMLFARTEGIIPAPESCHAIAATIREAKKAKEAGEEKVILFCLSGHGLIDMPSYESYINGDLHDYAVPDEEIKKFLATVPKV, encoded by the coding sequence ATGAGACAGAAGAAATTTATTTTGCAGGAGAGTGAACTCCCAACACAGTGGTATAATATTCAGGCAGATATGCCTAATAAGCCATTGCCTCCATTGAATCCTCAGACTCACCAGCCTCTCAATGCTGATGATCTTTCACATATATTTAATAAGGAATGTTCCAAGCAGGAATTGGATCAGGAGCATGCGTGGATAGATATTCCTGAAGACGTATTGGAAAAATATACTTTCTATCGTTCTACTCCTTTGGTTCGTGCTTATGCTTTGGAAGAGGCTTTAGGTACTCCTGCTCATATCTATTTCAAAAATGAGAGTACCAACCCTTTAGGTTCACATAAGATTAATTCTGCTCTTCCTCAGTGCTACTATTGTAAGCAAGAAGGTGATACGAATGTCACAACAGAAACGGGTGCTGGTCAGTGGGGTGCTGCTTTGTCTTATGCTGCCAAACTCTATGGATTGGAAGCGGCTGTTTATCAGGTAAAAATTACCATGCAGCAAAAACCATATCGTTCCAGTATTATGCGTACCTTTGGTGCTACAGTAGAGGGTTCTCCTTCTATGAGTACAAGAGCTGGTAAAAACATCATTACCCGTGATCCTCATCATCCAGGTTCATTAGGTACTGCCATCAGTGAGGCTGTAGAGTTGGCTACAACAACTCCTGGTTGTAAATATACTTTGGGTTCTGTGTTAAATCACGTGGCTCTTCATCAGACAGTCATTGGTCTGGAGGCAGAAAAGCAGATGGCTATGGCTGGTGAGTATCCTGATACTGTGATAGCTTGTTTTGGTGGTGGTAGTAACTTTGGTGGAATCGCCTTCCCTTTCATGCGTCATAAGATTAAGGATGGAAAGAATACTGAATTTATTGCAGCAGAACCAGAAAGCTGTCCTAAGTTGACTCGTGGTAAGTTTGAATACGACTTTGGTGATGAGGCTGGTTATACACCATTGCTTCCAATGTACACCTTGGGTCATGATTTCAAGCCTGCGAATATCCATGCTGGCGGTTTGCGTTATCATGGTGCCGGTATGATTATTTCTCAGTTGATCAAGGACGGATATATGCATGGTGTGGATATTCCTCAGTCTGAGTCTTTTGAGGCTGGTATGCTTTTTGCCCGCACAGAGGGCATTATTCCTGCTCCAGAGAGTTGTCATGCTATTGCTGCTACGATTCGTGAGGCTAAGAAGGCAAAGGAAGCCGGAGAGGAAAAGGTTATCCTGTTCTGTCTGTCTGGACATGGACTGATTGATATGCCTTCCTATGAGAGCTATATCAATGGTGACTTGCATGACTATGCTGTCCCTGATGAGGAAATTAAGAAATTCCTTGCTACAGTTCCTAAAGTCTAA
- a CDS encoding response regulator: MTRRIIHIIILGLLSISGYCGTPYCDIRKFSILDGLAANNISDLCQGADNMMWFATYNGLSYYDGYTFHTFRDLPDNQDVLSTNRIRNIFPCTNYDLWCITYDRRLYIYDTHLCDFVNIEDQINEKFNIHLYADKVYTLSPKASWITTADHKYAIRISGKEFTDDNPKLIMGGTKSLPSGNIWYITADKKGREWILTDKGTHIYGTKFTTPIPFKWFRQVGNTIYLATADGRVAVFDETRNHISMIPMPEGVTKINELKNTGYQLLIATNIGVVVYNPRTFKSEVVSVQNPNQPVAEVKKIYVDSKDQLWAFTDGMGVTIINPNTLEKKWLFADQENPVLRTVSEKYFIMEDEHNTLWMIPNGGTFCYYDRAKKELVPYVLQSNSQGNASIPRITKYVISDQKILWVTGIHDLTQINFKYHEYTLSQVENTESEVRAITLDRNRNYWDGFISGYLKISNDQHQKLGYITPSGQLSQTPVQFSTCGIYALYEDSQGYMWIGTKGDGLYLLKDGELQHFTHNPADPYSLPNDRIYDIVSDRQNRIWIATCGGLAIAERVNGTYRFISNRNKLNWFKNGPYQRLRRITCTNKGTILVATTDGLVTFSDEFKDYSKIKFYHSNHIIGDTASLMASDVNYTLVRSNGDTYISTLGGCLQITTSKSLLENNIRVEFVKNINLDEGIVQSMIEDNAGNIWIIRESSVDKFNPSTGKIDVFGPNDFDFHMTFTECRPFHDPSTDQITLGTPMGSITFNPKVLKKTTYQPKILFTSLHFNGEAHTIPILHRPNLVIPSDKRNLTITFAALDYTRKYQTYYAYRLEGHTPEGVWIPLGSQNMIGFNRISHGKYILKVKATNTHGVWGKYIAELPIEIEPTFWESILGKVILFILFILGLGLVFYMYNNRQIQKLSHDMSVLKNHFFSNASHKLRTPLSLIGGPITEVLENEEGLSEEGRNLLTLVQRNAREMYQMVNQMLKFDNNSNFYEDGGLDKDSHAIQENGEIEDSNAKNYIEDVALDSAEEFEKGEKNITILVVEDNADLRTFLDTILKKDYNVLLAENGKRGLEMARKFVPDFILTDVTMPVMDGITMVHYIKQDSNISHIPIIILSAKASLEDHLKGFEEGIDGYLTKPFSATYLKGRIEAAINYRKSLQQELLRNIHVGDETQTSHNTTVQNKTEEPQRITIGESTISIQDHTIKKVLKFVLENISDPDMKIDDIAQAMGMSRSVLYGKIKNAVGLTPIDFVRHIRIMKAIEMLRDTDETLTSIAFAVGFSDPKYFSKVFKKEMGIIPSEYREKNK; the protein is encoded by the coding sequence ATGACCAGAAGAATCATACACATTATTATATTGGGGTTATTATCAATATCCGGATATTGCGGAACACCCTATTGTGACATCAGAAAGTTCTCTATTCTGGATGGACTTGCTGCCAACAACATATCAGACTTATGTCAGGGAGCAGACAACATGATGTGGTTTGCTACCTATAATGGTCTGTCATATTATGACGGCTATACTTTCCACACTTTCCGTGACTTACCTGATAACCAAGATGTCCTCAGTACGAATCGTATTCGCAATATCTTCCCTTGCACCAACTATGACCTTTGGTGTATTACATACGACCGTCGTCTCTACATATATGATACCCATTTGTGCGACTTTGTAAACATAGAGGATCAAATCAACGAGAAGTTCAACATCCATCTTTATGCCGATAAAGTTTACACCCTAAGTCCAAAAGCAAGTTGGATAACTACAGCTGACCACAAATACGCAATCAGAATTTCAGGAAAAGAATTTACAGACGACAATCCAAAACTCATCATGGGAGGAACTAAAAGCCTGCCAAGTGGAAATATCTGGTATATTACCGCCGACAAAAAGGGGCGTGAATGGATTCTTACAGACAAGGGTACTCACATCTATGGTACCAAATTCACCACTCCAATTCCATTTAAATGGTTCCGACAGGTAGGCAACACCATTTACCTGGCTACAGCAGATGGCAGAGTTGCCGTCTTTGATGAAACCAGAAACCATATCTCCATGATTCCGATGCCGGAAGGAGTCACAAAAATCAATGAATTAAAAAATACAGGCTATCAACTCCTGATAGCCACAAATATCGGTGTAGTAGTCTATAATCCACGTACATTCAAATCTGAAGTTGTAAGTGTTCAGAACCCTAACCAGCCTGTAGCAGAAGTCAAGAAGATATACGTAGATAGCAAAGACCAGCTATGGGCATTTACTGACGGTATGGGTGTAACCATCATCAATCCAAATACATTGGAAAAGAAATGGTTGTTTGCAGACCAGGAAAATCCAGTTTTGCGTACTGTCAGCGAAAAATATTTCATCATGGAAGATGAACACAATACGCTATGGATGATACCTAACGGAGGTACATTCTGCTACTATGACAGAGCGAAAAAAGAATTGGTACCTTATGTTTTGCAAAGCAACTCTCAAGGCAATGCAAGTATTCCAAGAATCACTAAATACGTAATTTCAGACCAAAAAATTCTTTGGGTAACGGGTATTCATGACCTTACACAAATCAACTTCAAATATCATGAATATACGCTGAGCCAAGTTGAAAATACAGAAAGCGAAGTACGCGCCATCACACTTGACCGTAATCGTAACTATTGGGATGGATTTATCTCTGGATATTTAAAGATTAGCAATGACCAGCATCAGAAGCTTGGCTACATCACCCCAAGTGGTCAATTATCACAAACACCAGTTCAGTTCTCCACCTGTGGCATCTATGCACTCTACGAAGACAGTCAGGGATACATGTGGATAGGAACAAAGGGAGACGGGCTCTATCTTTTGAAAGACGGAGAATTGCAGCATTTCACCCATAATCCGGCAGACCCATACTCTCTGCCTAATGATAGAATCTATGATATTGTAAGCGATAGACAAAACAGAATCTGGATTGCAACTTGTGGAGGATTGGCTATTGCAGAAAGAGTAAACGGCACCTATCGCTTCATTTCAAACAGAAATAAACTCAACTGGTTCAAGAATGGGCCCTACCAAAGATTACGCCGAATTACATGTACCAACAAAGGTACCATATTAGTAGCAACAACCGACGGACTTGTTACATTCTCCGACGAATTCAAGGATTATTCCAAGATTAAATTCTATCATTCTAATCATATTATAGGTGATACAGCTTCCCTCATGGCAAGCGATGTCAACTATACATTGGTTCGTTCTAACGGAGATACTTATATCTCTACATTAGGTGGTTGTCTGCAAATTACAACCAGTAAATCATTATTAGAAAATAATATAAGAGTCGAATTCGTCAAGAATATCAACCTGGACGAAGGTATCGTACAGAGTATGATAGAAGATAATGCAGGAAATATCTGGATTATCAGGGAATCCAGTGTCGATAAATTCAATCCAAGCACAGGAAAAATAGATGTTTTTGGGCCAAACGATTTTGATTTCCACATGACGTTTACAGAATGCCGCCCATTCCACGATCCTTCTACAGATCAAATCACATTAGGAACACCGATGGGAAGTATTACCTTCAATCCAAAGGTACTCAAAAAGACTACCTATCAACCGAAAATACTGTTTACCTCTCTGCACTTCAACGGAGAGGCTCATACCATTCCTATCCTGCATAGGCCAAATCTGGTCATTCCTTCAGACAAGCGAAATCTGACCATTACCTTTGCAGCACTTGACTATACCAGAAAGTATCAGACATACTATGCATATCGTTTGGAAGGTCATACACCAGAAGGCGTATGGATTCCATTAGGAAGTCAAAATATGATTGGTTTCAACCGCATTTCTCATGGTAAATACATCCTCAAGGTAAAAGCCACCAATACACATGGAGTCTGGGGTAAATATATCGCAGAACTCCCGATAGAAATCGAACCCACTTTCTGGGAGAGCATATTGGGAAAAGTCATTCTTTTCATATTGTTCATCTTAGGTCTTGGCTTAGTATTCTATATGTATAACAACCGACAAATACAAAAACTCAGCCATGACATGAGTGTACTGAAGAACCATTTCTTCAGCAATGCTTCACACAAATTGAGAACCCCTCTCTCTCTGATAGGCGGTCCAATAACAGAAGTGCTGGAAAATGAAGAAGGACTCTCAGAAGAAGGCAGAAACCTCTTGACATTGGTTCAGAGGAATGCCAGAGAGATGTACCAGATGGTCAACCAAATGCTGAAATTTGACAACAATAGCAATTTCTATGAAGATGGAGGTCTTGACAAAGATTCTCATGCAATCCAAGAAAATGGAGAGATAGAAGACTCAAATGCCAAGAACTACATAGAAGATGTAGCTTTAGACTCTGCAGAAGAATTTGAAAAGGGAGAAAAAAATATCACCATACTCGTGGTAGAAGACAATGCGGACCTACGCACCTTCCTGGATACTATTCTGAAAAAAGACTACAATGTGTTGCTTGCAGAAAATGGAAAGAGAGGTCTTGAAATGGCACGCAAATTTGTACCAGACTTCATCTTAACTGATGTTACCATGCCTGTCATGGACGGAATCACCATGGTACACTACATCAAGCAGGACAGCAATATCTCCCATATTCCAATCATCATACTCTCTGCCAAGGCCAGTCTGGAAGACCACCTCAAGGGATTTGAAGAAGGAATCGATGGTTATCTGACCAAACCATTCTCTGCCACTTACCTGAAAGGCAGAATTGAAGCGGCCATCAACTATCGCAAGAGTCTGCAACAAGAATTGCTCAGAAACATTCATGTTGGAGACGAAACGCAAACGAGTCATAACACGACTGTTCAAAACAAAACAGAGGAGCCTCAACGTATTACGATTGGCGAATCTACCATTAGCATACAGGATCATACCATCAAGAAAGTGCTGAAGTTTGTCTTGGAAAACATTTCTGATCCAGACATGAAGATCGACGATATTGCACAGGCCATGGGCATGAGTCGCAGTGTACTCTATGGAAAAATCAAAAATGCGGTAGGATTGACTCCTATTGATTTCGTCCGTCACATCAGAATTATGAAAGCCATCGAGATGTTACGGGATACAGATGAAACGCTGACCAGCATTGCATTCGCTGTAGGCTTCAGTGATCCGAAATATTTTTCTAAGGTGTTTAAGAAAGAAATGGGTATAATTCCAAGTGAATATAGGGAAAAAAACAAATAA
- a CDS encoding type B 50S ribosomal protein L31, protein MKKGIHPENYRPVVFKDMSNGDMFLSQSTCKTNDTVEFEGETYPVVKIEISSTSHPFYTGKSKLVDTAGRVDRFMNRYGKLKK, encoded by the coding sequence ATGAAAAAAGGTATTCATCCAGAGAACTATCGTCCTGTAGTATTCAAAGATATGTCTAATGGCGACATGTTCCTCTCTCAGTCAACATGCAAGACTAACGACACTGTTGAGTTCGAAGGCGAGACTTATCCAGTAGTAAAGATTGAAATCTCTAGCACTTCTCACCCATTCTATACAGGTAAGAGCAAGCTTGTTGATACTGCAGGTCGCGTTGACCGCTTCATGAACCGTTACGGTAAGTTGAAGAAGTAA
- a CDS encoding IS3 family transposase translates to MWTQTVKELRAEDKNYSVSGLCKLFGFTRQAYYQHEDNMLAALAEESFVIEYVKSIRKQDPGIGGRKLWLMYCKEFGEENAMGHCRFEDIISRYKLGVRSSNRKPRTTDSRHGLPTYPNKIKELIPSSPNEVWVSDITYQKIWDDAEQGTYHFCYISLITDYYTKEIIGYSVGESLSTRFPLKALNMALMRMESYKDIITPIHHSDRGVQYASNEYIKLLREYGIIPSMTECGNPKDNAVAERVNNTLKNELFMGLSFTSLQEVEEALERAVHFYNELRPHGSIGMLTPKEAAKQKGSLKKNWTSYREKYIKSLSVQEK, encoded by the coding sequence ATCTGGACCCAAACAGTAAAGGAACTTCGTGCAGAGGACAAAAACTATAGTGTTTCTGGCCTCTGTAAACTGTTTGGGTTTACTCGTCAAGCGTATTATCAGCACGAAGACAATATGCTTGCAGCCTTGGCAGAGGAATCGTTTGTAATAGAGTATGTTAAGTCTATTAGAAAGCAAGATCCAGGTATCGGCGGTCGTAAACTCTGGCTGATGTATTGCAAGGAGTTTGGAGAAGAGAACGCCATGGGACATTGCCGTTTCGAGGATATAATATCAAGGTACAAGTTGGGAGTGCGTTCTTCCAACCGAAAACCTCGTACAACGGACTCTCGTCATGGGTTACCCACATACCCCAACAAGATAAAAGAACTGATACCATCATCACCCAATGAAGTTTGGGTGAGCGACATTACATATCAGAAGATTTGGGATGATGCCGAACAAGGCACTTATCATTTCTGCTACATTTCTTTGATTACGGATTATTACACAAAAGAAATCATTGGCTATTCTGTCGGTGAGTCACTCTCCACCAGGTTCCCTTTGAAAGCCCTAAACATGGCCTTAATGCGCATGGAAAGTTATAAGGATATTATTACACCAATCCATCATTCCGATAGAGGTGTACAATATGCTAGTAACGAATACATCAAATTACTAAGGGAATACGGTATCATACCTAGCATGACAGAATGTGGCAATCCGAAGGATAATGCTGTAGCAGAGCGTGTCAATAACACGTTGAAGAACGAGTTATTCATGGGGCTTTCTTTTACTTCTTTACAGGAAGTAGAAGAGGCTTTAGAAAGGGCAGTACACTTTTACAATGAGTTACGCCCTCATGGAAGTATCGGGATGCTAACACCAAAGGAAGCTGCGAAACAAAAGGGAAGTTTAAAGAAAAATTGGACAAGTTATAGGGAAAAGTACATAAAATCCTTGTCAGTTCAGGAAAAATGA